Proteins from one Ornithobacterium rhinotracheale genomic window:
- a CDS encoding outer membrane beta-barrel protein: MKKFTLWISFVLLCSTGLVNAQSFESQVKTIKNRIDSITTSEKNLLKIEIKKIDEAFKKREIDQATAQQMKLDAAKKSSENINQKVEKEKEKLNLLLSQQVSQNIKTENPQNATDTIVIVRKKNSIKITASSHRKDTRKKVRYINSYSGLSLAIGLHALDGDIAKDFKVWGSKSIEIGYARNLTLVKDNSLTFHYGLSLMIDKLKFKNNDYFVNKNGVTSVEQYPLDLSKSKLKTTYLILPVTFNYNFPSRTTAEGFRMGVGAYAGTLLNEKQVLRYRNENGSKMREAVKNNLDATQWIYGVSAHFGYGTWIFYAKYTLTPLFENAPSKSYPFSIGVRIGY; encoded by the coding sequence ATGAAAAAGTTTACTTTATGGATTAGTTTTGTGCTACTCTGCTCCACAGGATTGGTCAATGCGCAGTCTTTTGAATCTCAAGTAAAAACCATTAAAAACCGAATTGATTCTATCACGACAAGCGAAAAAAATCTTTTAAAAATTGAAATTAAAAAGATTGATGAAGCTTTCAAAAAAAGGGAAATCGACCAAGCCACTGCCCAACAAATGAAATTGGATGCCGCGAAAAAATCAAGCGAAAACATCAATCAAAAAGTGGAAAAAGAGAAAGAAAAATTGAATTTGCTTTTGAGCCAACAAGTGAGCCAGAACATCAAAACGGAAAATCCCCAAAACGCGACCGACACGATTGTGATTGTTCGTAAGAAAAATTCAATCAAGATTACGGCTTCATCGCACCGAAAAGATACGCGCAAAAAAGTGAGATATATCAATAGCTATTCGGGATTGAGTTTAGCCATTGGATTGCACGCATTGGATGGCGATATTGCAAAGGATTTTAAAGTTTGGGGTTCCAAATCGATTGAGATTGGCTATGCGAGAAACTTAACTTTGGTAAAAGATAATTCGCTTACATTTCACTATGGTTTGTCGCTTATGATTGATAAATTAAAATTTAAAAACAATGATTATTTTGTGAATAAAAATGGCGTGACATCGGTAGAGCAATATCCATTAGATTTAAGTAAATCAAAGCTTAAAACTACTTATTTGATTCTGCCCGTAACATTTAATTATAATTTTCCTTCTCGGACTACTGCTGAAGGTTTTAGAATGGGCGTAGGTGCCTATGCAGGAACTTTGCTAAACGAAAAACAAGTCTTGCGCTACCGAAATGAGAATGGTAGCAAGATGCGAGAAGCAGTAAAAAACAATTTAGACGCTACTCAATGGATTTATGGCGTTTCGGCACATTTTGGCTATGGTACTTGGATTTTTTATGCCAAATA